One genomic region from Prochlorococcus marinus CUG1433 encodes:
- a CDS encoding tetratricopeptide repeat protein translates to MNKFFQFNYFFELGQIFHDCTAYQISIEYLDKAIELSTYLPINEKRLVNIYELRGNSKIRVGNYWDSISDFSKAIKINPNDSFLYFWRGFAYESLEEYPKAVNDLKIAQHLDPDFGLTKSLLDYLEEKDF, encoded by the coding sequence TTGAATAAGTTTTTTCAATTTAATTATTTTTTTGAATTAGGACAGATATTTCATGACTGTACTGCTTATCAGATATCAATAGAATATTTGGATAAAGCAATTGAATTAAGTACTTATTTGCCGATAAATGAAAAACGTCTTGTGAATATATATGAATTAAGAGGTAATTCAAAGATTAGGGTGGGTAATTATTGGGACTCAATAAGTGATTTTTCTAAAGCGATTAAAATTAACCCTAATGATTCTTTTTTATATTTTTGGAGAGGTTTTGCTTATGAATCTCTTGAGGAATATCCTAAAGCCGTGAATGATCTTAAAATTGCTCAGCATTTAGATCCAGACTTTGGATTAACAAAAAGTCTTTTGGATTATTTGGAGGAAAAAGATTTTTAA
- a CDS encoding ribonuclease D yields MTIENKNIDFLYSDLTTDLYNLYKKSSYLAIDTEAMGLIHGRDRLCLVQICNESGKTSCIKIELNTSSSPHLKSLLENDKITKIFHYARFDVAALKCNLEINTKNIFCTKIASKLARTYTNKHGLKDLINELLGIEMDKSSQSSDWGSNEDLTKDQLDYAANDVRYLIEAMHKLKVILERENRYELAQKCFETVSVHADLDILKFSNIFEH; encoded by the coding sequence ATGACTATTGAAAATAAAAATATTGATTTTCTTTATAGCGATTTAACTACGGATTTATACAATCTTTATAAAAAATCATCGTACCTAGCTATTGACACTGAAGCAATGGGGTTAATTCATGGAAGAGATAGACTGTGTTTAGTACAAATCTGTAATGAATCTGGCAAAACATCCTGTATAAAAATAGAACTTAATACCTCTTCTTCACCTCATTTAAAATCACTTCTTGAAAATGACAAAATTACAAAAATATTTCACTACGCAAGATTTGATGTAGCAGCTCTAAAATGCAATCTTGAAATTAATACAAAAAATATTTTTTGTACAAAGATTGCCAGTAAGTTGGCAAGAACATATACAAATAAACACGGTTTAAAAGATTTAATAAATGAATTACTAGGCATAGAAATGGATAAAAGCTCTCAAAGTAGTGATTGGGGTAGCAACGAAGATTTAACAAAAGATCAATTAGATTATGCAGCAAATGATGTTAGATATTTAATTGAAGCGATGCATAAATTAAAAGTTATCTTGGAAAGAGAAAATAGATATGAATTAGCTCAAAAATGTTTTGAAACAGTATCTGTACATGCTGATTTAGATATACTAAAATTCTCAAATATATTTGAACATTAA
- a CDS encoding cofactor assembly of complex C subunit B → MSYSLNSTLLLTILLAIGLFFFLRASSKDRTTIVEISSSQQPVKVLNGLCEWLNLRGWKQTGGDYEQRILIFKGQVVSSKFLAIFLGFLGGFGSCALGLVIIQIYPELGWWPILLGLIGGPLSGIVYFKKSAREEKFELRLMNENENDSTFMRLRAHRDELISLENELGEKLQLKSDGSLFKTPI, encoded by the coding sequence ATGTCCTATTCCTTAAATTCAACATTATTGCTAACAATTCTCTTGGCCATAGGATTATTTTTTTTTCTTAGGGCTTCTAGTAAAGATAGAACTACAATCGTTGAGATTTCATCTTCTCAACAGCCAGTTAAGGTTTTAAACGGTTTATGTGAATGGCTTAATTTGAGGGGATGGAAGCAAACAGGAGGAGATTATGAACAAAGAATTTTAATATTCAAGGGTCAAGTTGTTTCTAGTAAATTTTTAGCAATTTTTTTAGGTTTTCTTGGCGGTTTTGGTTCTTGTGCCTTGGGATTAGTAATTATTCAAATATATCCTGAATTAGGTTGGTGGCCTATTCTTTTGGGATTAATTGGGGGTCCTTTGTCTGGAATTGTTTATTTTAAAAAATCAGCAAGAGAGGAGAAATTTGAATTAAGGTTGATGAACGAAAATGAAAATGATTCAACTTTCATGAGACTAAGAGCGCATAGGGATGAATTAATCTCTTTAGAAAATGAACTTGGAGAAAAACTTCAATTAAAAAGTGACGGTTCTTTATTTAAAACACCTATTTAA
- the hemF gene encoding oxygen-dependent coproporphyrinogen oxidase encodes MLKEPSKNSREKTKNLLLNLQDKICSGLENVDGKGKFTEESWLRDEGGGGRSRVLKNGSIFEQAGVNFSEVQGKELPQSIISQRPEAKGHEWFATGTSMVLHPRNPYIPTVHLNYRYFEAGPVWWFGGGADLTPYYPYLSDVRNFHNEHKKACEKVHQDLHKVFKPWCDEYFFLKHRNESRGIGGIFYDYQDGSGNIYRGNNQNGEASKASQNIGRSNLNWDNLFSLAENCGQAFLPSYLPIIEKRASQTFSSKEREFQLYRRGRYVEFNLVWDRGTIFGLQTNGRTESILMSLPPLARWEYGYKAKKDSREELLTSIFTKPQDWLNDKELEKFCMENNIFD; translated from the coding sequence ATGTTGAAAGAACCTTCTAAAAACTCGAGAGAAAAAACTAAAAATCTCTTATTAAATCTCCAAGACAAAATTTGTTCGGGACTTGAAAATGTAGATGGCAAAGGGAAATTTACAGAGGAATCCTGGCTAAGAGACGAAGGTGGCGGTGGAAGATCAAGAGTATTGAAAAATGGTTCTATTTTTGAGCAGGCAGGCGTTAATTTCTCTGAAGTACAGGGAAAAGAATTACCTCAATCTATAATCTCTCAAAGGCCCGAAGCAAAAGGTCATGAATGGTTTGCTACGGGAACCTCTATGGTTTTGCATCCAAGGAATCCCTATATTCCTACAGTTCATCTGAATTATCGATATTTCGAGGCTGGTCCTGTTTGGTGGTTTGGGGGAGGTGCAGACTTAACCCCATATTATCCTTATCTTTCTGATGTAAGGAATTTTCATAACGAGCATAAAAAAGCTTGTGAAAAAGTTCATCAAGATTTACATAAAGTTTTCAAACCATGGTGTGATGAATATTTCTTCTTGAAGCATAGAAATGAATCTAGAGGGATAGGAGGCATTTTTTATGATTATCAAGATGGCTCAGGCAATATTTATAGAGGAAATAATCAAAATGGAGAGGCATCAAAAGCTTCACAAAATATTGGCAGATCTAATTTAAATTGGGATAATTTATTTTCTTTAGCAGAAAACTGTGGGCAAGCGTTTCTCCCTTCATATTTGCCCATTATTGAAAAAAGAGCTTCTCAAACATTTTCATCGAAGGAAAGAGAATTCCAGCTTTATCGAAGAGGTAGATATGTCGAATTCAATTTAGTTTGGGATAGAGGTACGATTTTTGGACTACAAACAAATGGCAGAACTGAATCTATATTAATGTCCTTACCGCCTTTAGCTAGATGGGAATATGGATATAAAGCTAAAAAAGATTCTCGAGAGGAATTGCTCACATCAATTTTTACAAAACCCCAAGATTGGTTAAATGATAAAGAGTTAGAGAAATTCTGTATGGAGAATAATATTTTTGATTAG
- a CDS encoding Mrp/NBP35 family ATP-binding protein, which yields MTTIEDANFALQKVLDAGSQKNVIELAWIKNVRVNIPRVIVTLSLPSFANSQRDRIVQEVRGVLLDFEDIDDVQIEIDNNSSKTESQNQSNAPELQKIDGIRNIIAVSSGKGGVGKSTIAVNLACSLAKLGLKTGLLDADIYGPNTPSMMGVAEQNPKVTEGSGSDQRLIPINKYGISMVSMGFLIEEGQPVIWRGPMLNSIIRQFLYQVEWNNLDFLVIDLPPGTGDAQISLSQSVPISGAIIVTTPQQVSLQDARRGLAMFKQLGVPLLGIVENMSVFIPPDMPGKKYEIFGKGGGQTLANENDLPLLAQIPIEIPLVDDSNKGVPISISQPNKESSVVFGNLAKLIKNQFINA from the coding sequence ATGACCACAATAGAAGATGCGAATTTTGCTTTACAAAAAGTTCTAGATGCTGGATCACAGAAAAATGTAATTGAATTAGCTTGGATTAAAAATGTAAGAGTAAATATACCGAGAGTAATCGTAACATTATCATTACCATCATTTGCAAATTCTCAGAGAGATAGAATTGTACAAGAGGTTAGAGGGGTATTACTGGATTTTGAAGATATTGATGATGTCCAAATAGAGATAGATAATAATTCTTCCAAAACTGAATCTCAAAATCAGAGTAATGCTCCTGAGTTGCAGAAGATTGATGGTATTCGAAATATCATAGCTGTTAGCAGTGGTAAAGGTGGAGTTGGAAAAAGTACAATTGCAGTTAATCTCGCTTGTTCTCTAGCTAAATTAGGCTTGAAAACTGGTTTGCTGGATGCGGATATATATGGACCTAATACTCCCTCAATGATGGGAGTTGCCGAACAGAATCCAAAGGTTACCGAAGGAAGTGGCAGTGATCAAAGGTTAATACCGATAAATAAATATGGAATTTCAATGGTATCAATGGGTTTCCTCATAGAGGAAGGCCAGCCAGTTATATGGAGAGGACCAATGCTTAATAGTATTATCAGACAATTTTTGTACCAAGTTGAATGGAATAATCTTGATTTTTTGGTTATTGATTTGCCTCCAGGAACAGGAGACGCTCAAATATCCCTTTCTCAATCTGTTCCTATCTCTGGAGCTATAATTGTCACTACTCCTCAACAAGTATCTTTGCAAGATGCAAGGAGGGGATTAGCGATGTTTAAACAACTTGGAGTACCTTTACTGGGAATTGTAGAAAATATGTCAGTATTTATTCCGCCAGATATGCCAGGTAAAAAATATGAAATTTTTGGTAAAGGTGGTGGACAAACATTAGCTAACGAAAATGACTTACCATTATTAGCTCAAATTCCCATCGAAATTCCTCTCGTTGATGATAGTAATAAAGGTGTACCAATCTCAATAAGCCAGCCCAATAAAGAAAGTTCTGTCGTATTTGGTAATTTAGCTAAATTAATTAAGAATCAATTTATTAATGCTTAA
- the rodA gene encoding rod shape-determining protein RodA, which yields MFKRISLLNNRGFLQKKDNFNRGFLFSPLLIIPLFLVIISGFLIKSIQGDFLVSNYLGHIVTGFLGYFLAFFISYIPLERLRKYLVPFYFSTLISLLLIYFFGISVSGAQRWLNLGIFSFQPSEVAKLSTVLTLALVLDKKIILTIRDLVLPLLVVVIPWLLIFFQPDLGTSLVLIVLTGVMLYWSQMPIEWILILVFCIITSILYLTLPTLLIFWIPVIGYLAYRSSKKKIIFSALAISFHLLVAKFTPILWQYGLKNYQKDRLVLFLDPSRDPLGGGYHLIQSKIAIGSGGLFGTGLLQGKLTNLQFIPEQHTDFIFSALGEELGFLGCTIVLFLFFFLIQKLINIAKNARSDFESLIVIGIAATFLFQIIINLFMTIGLGPVTGIPLPFMSYGRTALVINFISIGFVLSILKRTRSLRS from the coding sequence ATGTTTAAGAGAATTTCTTTATTAAATAACAGAGGATTTTTACAAAAAAAAGACAACTTTAATAGAGGTTTTTTATTTTCTCCGCTACTTATTATTCCTCTGTTTTTAGTTATTATTTCGGGTTTTTTGATAAAAAGTATTCAGGGTGATTTTTTAGTATCAAACTATTTAGGTCATATCGTTACTGGTTTTTTAGGTTATTTCTTAGCATTTTTTATTTCTTATATACCGTTAGAGAGACTTAGAAAGTATTTGGTTCCATTTTATTTTTCTACTTTAATATCTTTATTACTTATTTATTTTTTTGGGATTTCAGTTTCTGGAGCTCAAAGATGGCTCAACTTGGGCATCTTTTCTTTTCAGCCTTCAGAGGTAGCTAAACTTAGTACTGTATTAACTCTTGCTTTAGTACTCGACAAAAAAATAATCCTAACAATAAGAGATTTAGTATTGCCCTTACTAGTAGTAGTTATTCCTTGGTTATTAATTTTTTTTCAACCGGACTTAGGTACCTCTTTAGTTTTAATTGTTTTGACAGGTGTAATGCTCTATTGGTCTCAAATGCCCATAGAGTGGATTTTGATATTAGTGTTTTGTATTATCACATCAATACTATATCTAACCTTACCAACTCTTCTTATTTTCTGGATTCCAGTTATAGGATATCTTGCTTATAGATCTTCAAAAAAGAAAATTATTTTTTCTGCTCTCGCTATTTCGTTTCATTTATTAGTGGCAAAATTTACACCAATTTTGTGGCAATATGGCTTAAAAAATTATCAAAAAGATAGATTAGTTTTATTTTTAGATCCAAGTAGAGATCCATTAGGTGGCGGATATCATTTGATACAGAGTAAAATTGCAATTGGTTCTGGAGGATTATTTGGGACTGGTTTGCTACAAGGTAAGCTGACTAATTTGCAATTTATACCAGAACAACATACTGATTTTATATTCAGTGCCCTAGGCGAAGAATTAGGTTTTTTGGGATGCACTATAGTATTATTTTTGTTCTTTTTTCTGATCCAAAAGCTTATAAATATTGCAAAAAATGCTAGAAGCGACTTTGAATCTCTAATTGTTATTGGAATAGCCGCAACTTTTTTATTCCAGATAATTATTAACTTATTTATGACTATTGGACTAGGACCAGTGACTGGGATACCTCTTCCCTTTATGAGTTATGGAAGAACAGCCTTGGTAATAAATTTCATATCTATTGGATTTGTCTTATCTATACTAAAACGCACAAGATCATTAAGAAGTTGA
- a CDS encoding HAMP domain-containing histidine kinase has translation MKSQVTIKKIQELLIQGSQTIHVDDDTSRRMWWASLEVIQKDFLSQNCKQGGIWVASPLPALKEKKIFNQLHGWLWSPEGFPYFQKDNAGFLPANHSAKVTKDFDFISNYKVLNLSQKDGYEPFLMIVTPNFQCILSIVGEKDKKILLMKCDEESLKISIELIHAKLNQENYEEGVKFRKVINSLGNLNINNQFEKNFWPTLSAKLAKLGPHHNIQNSLRNDNKNVQITEAKLLSAISHEVRTPLTTIKTLISSTLKKYKMDDSIRNRLIQIDNECNEQIDRFGLIFNAAELVNNEVPKLNNLAKINLSEIFKKLAPIWNKQLNRRGISLKIDIPSQLPQILSDSEKLELMLSGLIDKNTRGLKEGSTLILELRLAGQKLKLQLKIQKLDSKKKEILNSDNGSDLGPVLNWNPQTGSLQLSQNATQKLLASLGGHVTKRRDAGLTVFFPISDSN, from the coding sequence ATGAAATCACAAGTTACCATAAAAAAAATTCAAGAGCTCCTGATTCAAGGGTCGCAGACTATACATGTGGATGATGATACTTCTAGGAGAATGTGGTGGGCGTCTTTAGAAGTAATTCAAAAAGATTTCCTTTCTCAGAATTGCAAACAGGGAGGGATTTGGGTTGCTTCTCCTTTGCCAGCTCTAAAGGAGAAAAAAATTTTTAATCAACTTCATGGTTGGTTGTGGTCCCCAGAAGGGTTCCCATACTTTCAAAAAGATAATGCTGGCTTTTTGCCAGCAAATCATTCAGCTAAGGTAACAAAAGATTTTGACTTTATAAGTAACTATAAGGTCTTAAATCTTAGTCAGAAAGATGGTTATGAACCTTTTTTGATGATAGTTACCCCAAATTTTCAATGTATATTATCAATTGTAGGAGAGAAAGACAAGAAAATCTTATTGATGAAATGTGATGAAGAAAGCTTAAAAATATCAATTGAATTAATTCATGCAAAATTAAATCAAGAAAATTACGAAGAAGGAGTCAAATTTCGTAAGGTAATCAATAGTTTGGGTAATCTTAATATTAATAATCAATTTGAGAAAAATTTTTGGCCAACATTATCAGCAAAATTGGCAAAATTGGGACCACATCACAACATACAGAATTCTTTGAGAAATGATAATAAAAATGTACAAATAACTGAAGCAAAATTGTTAAGTGCAATTTCTCATGAAGTAAGAACTCCCTTAACTACTATAAAAACTTTAATAAGTTCAACTTTAAAAAAATATAAGATGGATGATTCAATTAGAAATCGTTTAATTCAAATTGATAATGAATGTAATGAACAAATTGATCGATTTGGTTTAATTTTTAATGCTGCAGAATTGGTAAATAATGAAGTGCCTAAATTAAATAACTTAGCAAAAATCAATTTATCCGAAATTTTTAAAAAACTTGCTCCTATATGGAATAAACAATTAAATAGACGTGGAATTTCTTTAAAGATTGATATCCCAAGCCAACTGCCGCAAATTTTGAGTGATTCTGAAAAATTAGAATTAATGTTAAGCGGATTAATTGATAAAAATACTAGAGGCCTAAAAGAAGGTAGTACATTAATCTTAGAATTAAGACTAGCTGGCCAAAAACTTAAACTCCAATTAAAAATACAAAAATTAGATAGTAAGAAAAAAGAAATACTCAATAGTGACAATGGTTCTGATTTGGGACCTGTTCTAAATTGGAACCCTCAAACGGGAAGTTTACAACTAAGCCAAAATGCCACCCAAAAGTTGTTAGCTAGTTTAGGAGGACATGTTACAAAAAGGCGAGATGCAGGGTTGACAGTATTTTTCCCGATTTCAGATTCAAATTAA
- a CDS encoding photosystem I reaction center subunit II has translation MTESLVGQFPKHIGSTGGLLNSAETEEKYAIVWNSSKEQAFELPTGGAAIMHEGDNLMYFARKEQCLALGTQLRAFKPRIEDFKIYRIFPGGDIEFLHPKDGVFPEKVNEGREKVGHNPRRIGENPNPAGLKFTSKNTFD, from the coding sequence ATGACGGAATCTTTAGTCGGTCAATTTCCAAAGCATATAGGTAGTACTGGGGGGTTGTTAAACTCAGCAGAAACCGAAGAAAAATATGCAATTGTATGGAATAGTTCAAAAGAGCAAGCATTTGAATTACCCACCGGTGGTGCCGCTATTATGCATGAAGGTGATAATTTAATGTATTTTGCAAGAAAAGAACAATGCCTCGCACTAGGGACACAATTAAGAGCTTTTAAGCCAAGAATTGAGGACTTTAAAATCTATAGGATTTTTCCAGGTGGTGATATTGAATTCTTACATCCAAAAGATGGTGTTTTTCCTGAAAAAGTTAATGAAGGTAGAGAAAAAGTTGGACATAACCCAAGGAGAATAGGTGAGAATCCTAATCCAGCTGGGTTGAAATTTACAAGTAAGAATACTTTTGATTAA
- a CDS encoding anthranilate synthase component I family protein has translation MISSQKDTFFKAFKEGKNFIPITQTWPADLETPLSTWLKLSEKDSNGVFLESVEGGENLGRWSVIATKPLWEAVCYGEEIIKTWNNGNIEKYKADPFSILKTWTKEYKSSILEDLPSIGQLYGSWGYELINRIEPSVPINKREESNIPHGAWMFFDQLVVFDQIKRCITSVVYADTTSSNDSCIEEVYLNSISKIKKTRQLMKVPLQENDFLEWNDNENSHLNIQSNWKRKDFEDAVLSAKEYIRKGDIFQIVISQKFSTQVNHEPFNLYRSLRMVNPSPYMSFFDFGSWYLIGSSPEVMVKAEKNKKNQIVASLRPIAGTRPRGSDPQKDLELEQDLLKDPKEIAEHVMLIDLGRNDLGRVCEVGTVEVKDLMVIEKYSHVMHIVSEVEGTLKNNTDVWDLLKACFPAGTVTGAPKIRAMQLIKDFENDARGPYAGVYGSIDINGALNTAITIRTMIVKPLKNGKFDVSVQAGAGIVADSSPENEYQETINKAKGILKSLACLDK, from the coding sequence ATGATCAGCTCACAAAAAGATACTTTTTTTAAGGCTTTTAAAGAAGGTAAAAATTTTATACCTATCACTCAAACTTGGCCAGCAGATTTAGAGACTCCATTATCTACTTGGTTGAAATTATCCGAAAAAGACTCTAATGGTGTTTTTCTTGAGTCAGTTGAAGGTGGAGAAAATTTGGGGAGATGGAGTGTAATTGCAACTAAACCTTTATGGGAAGCTGTTTGTTATGGAGAAGAAATAATTAAAACTTGGAATAATGGAAATATTGAAAAATACAAAGCTGACCCATTTAGCATTTTAAAAACTTGGACAAAAGAATATAAGTCATCCATCCTTGAAGATTTACCATCAATTGGACAATTATACGGTTCTTGGGGTTATGAATTGATTAATAGAATAGAACCAAGTGTTCCAATAAATAAAAGAGAAGAAAGTAATATACCTCATGGTGCTTGGATGTTTTTTGATCAGTTAGTCGTTTTTGATCAAATCAAAAGATGTATAACCTCCGTAGTTTATGCAGATACAACTTCATCAAATGATTCTTGTATTGAAGAAGTTTATCTAAATTCAATTTCTAAAATTAAGAAAACAAGACAATTAATGAAAGTTCCTCTGCAAGAAAACGATTTTTTAGAGTGGAATGATAATGAGAATTCTCATTTAAATATTCAAAGTAATTGGAAGAGAAAAGATTTTGAGGATGCAGTTCTCTCTGCAAAAGAATATATAAGAAAAGGAGATATTTTCCAGATAGTTATAAGTCAGAAATTTAGTACTCAAGTTAATCATGAACCTTTTAACTTATATAGAAGTTTAAGAATGGTAAATCCATCTCCTTATATGTCTTTCTTTGATTTTGGTTCATGGTATTTGATAGGTTCAAGTCCTGAAGTTATGGTAAAAGCTGAGAAAAATAAAAAAAACCAGATTGTTGCTAGCCTTAGACCAATAGCAGGTACAAGACCTAGAGGTAGTGACCCACAAAAAGATTTGGAATTAGAGCAGGATTTATTAAAAGATCCAAAAGAGATAGCTGAGCATGTAATGCTTATAGATCTAGGAAGAAATGATCTTGGAAGAGTTTGTGAGGTTGGTACTGTTGAGGTAAAAGATTTAATGGTAATTGAAAAATATTCACATGTTATGCATATAGTTAGTGAAGTTGAAGGGACCTTAAAAAACAATACTGATGTATGGGATTTGTTAAAGGCTTGCTTTCCAGCTGGTACAGTAACTGGCGCACCAAAAATAAGAGCTATGCAATTGATTAAAGATTTTGAAAATGATGCTAGAGGACCTTACGCTGGTGTTTACGGATCTATTGATATTAATGGAGCATTAAATACAGCAATCACAATAAGAACTATGATAGTAAAGCCCTTAAAAAATGGAAAATTTGATGTTTCAGTTCAGGCAGGGGCTGGAATAGTCGCTGACTCTTCTCCAGAAAATGAATATCAAGAAACAATAAATAAAGCTAAAGGGATACTAAAATCATTAGCTTGTTTGGATAAATAG
- the gshA gene encoding glutamate--cysteine ligase, which yields MTNNYLYKGFEVELFTGSLNSHVGVSADIEKNFSNFVKEPDNRNVEYITTPEKDYKLLYEKLLTPRKKLRKWLKNKGLTIIPSSTLCFQHDTQFQRSDIDNIYHQFIQDNYGISIATSSVHINIGIDDLDKLFAAIRLIRSEASLYLSISASSPFLNNKITDNHSQRWVQFPKTPRKVPFFEHHNSYINWIEKNIANENMQNIRHFWSSIRPNGPQRPRILDRLELRICDFVPDINLLMGITAMLELRILHLFENIKTLDPLNASIFSLDQLAEICDLNEINSAKDSLNSELTHWKDGKKVICRDWVQNLLSDLSPTAEKFNMTHLLKPIHMVLEEGNQSMKWIKQYEKGLSIEQIMKISIDDMIKNEQEGI from the coding sequence ATGACTAATAATTATCTTTACAAAGGTTTTGAAGTGGAACTTTTTACAGGCTCTCTAAATTCGCATGTTGGTGTTTCAGCTGATATCGAAAAAAATTTTTCTAATTTTGTTAAAGAGCCAGATAACAGGAATGTTGAATACATAACAACACCTGAAAAAGATTATAAGTTGTTATACGAAAAATTATTAACACCAAGGAAAAAATTAAGGAAATGGCTTAAAAATAAGGGGTTAACCATCATTCCTTCATCTACTCTTTGTTTTCAACATGATACCCAATTTCAAAGATCTGATATTGACAATATTTATCATCAATTTATACAAGATAATTATGGAATCTCTATCGCAACTTCAAGTGTTCATATAAATATAGGAATTGATGATTTAGATAAGCTGTTTGCTGCTATTAGATTGATAAGATCTGAGGCTTCTTTATATCTATCGATAAGTGCCAGCTCACCTTTTTTAAATAATAAAATTACTGATAATCACTCCCAGAGATGGGTCCAGTTTCCTAAAACACCAAGAAAAGTACCCTTCTTTGAACATCATAATTCCTATATCAATTGGATTGAGAAGAATATAGCTAATGAAAATATGCAAAATATCAGACATTTTTGGTCCTCAATCCGACCAAATGGTCCTCAAAGACCTCGAATTCTTGATCGATTGGAATTAAGAATTTGTGATTTCGTTCCAGATATTAATTTGTTAATGGGGATAACGGCTATGTTAGAGCTTAGGATTTTACATCTTTTTGAAAATATAAAAACTTTAGATCCTTTGAATGCAAGTATTTTTTCTCTTGATCAATTAGCAGAAATATGTGATCTTAATGAGATTAATAGTGCTAAAGATAGTTTGAATTCAGAATTGACTCATTGGAAAGATGGTAAAAAAGTTATTTGTAGAGATTGGGTGCAAAACTTACTTTCAGATTTATCACCAACTGCTGAAAAATTTAATATGACACATCTTTTGAAACCTATCCATATGGTGCTTGAAGAAGGAAATCAATCTATGAAATGGATAAAGCAATATGAAAAAGGGCTTTCGATTGAGCAAATTATGAAAATTTCTATCGATGATATGATCAAGAATGAACAGGAGGGTATTTGA